Proteins from a single region of Candidatus Saccharibacteria bacterium:
- a CDS encoding glycosyltransferase family 4 protein, with amino-acid sequence MKTIRINMVSESDITVQGHGVHTAYVEMAEALEKRKDTKVIRGAFGKIVDCDIVHAHTFGPRTWRKLMHKGPAKVISAHVVPDSLIGSIVLAKYWMPLMRRYMRWYYNRADKVLAVSGTVAKVLHDDLRVPKDKIEVFYNTIDMSRYSFTAADKKAARTRLDISPDVFMVLGNGQVQPRKRLDIFVKMAKELPDVEFVWVGGIPFKKLGADYAKMQNLMDNVPPNLTITGVIPHEKVSDYLAAADVFCLPAEQENHPMCVLEAAGANLPIILRDIPEYNDTFANDAIRCSDDDFTAAVVKLRDSKTAYAEQKKKTKAIAARFDSSAAAERLVKLYRQLV; translated from the coding sequence ATGAAAACAATTCGCATTAATATGGTCTCGGAAAGTGACATTACTGTCCAGGGTCACGGTGTTCACACTGCCTATGTAGAGATGGCCGAGGCATTAGAGAAACGTAAAGATACAAAAGTAATTCGCGGCGCTTTCGGCAAGATTGTTGATTGTGATATCGTTCACGCGCACACGTTCGGTCCACGAACATGGCGAAAACTTATGCATAAGGGTCCTGCAAAGGTGATTTCGGCGCATGTTGTGCCAGATTCGTTGATTGGGTCAATTGTTCTTGCAAAATACTGGATGCCGCTTATGCGACGCTACATGCGCTGGTACTATAACCGTGCCGATAAGGTGTTGGCTGTTTCGGGAACGGTTGCCAAGGTACTGCACGACGACCTGCGTGTTCCAAAAGACAAAATCGAAGTGTTTTACAACACCATTGATATGAGTCGCTATTCGTTCACGGCTGCAGATAAAAAAGCCGCACGAACTCGCCTTGATATCTCGCCAGATGTTTTTATGGTGCTTGGTAATGGCCAGGTGCAGCCACGCAAACGGCTTGATATTTTTGTAAAAATGGCAAAAGAATTGCCAGATGTTGAATTTGTTTGGGTGGGCGGCATTCCGTTTAAAAAACTAGGTGCCGATTACGCGAAAATGCAAAACCTTATGGATAATGTGCCGCCAAACCTTACGATTACCGGTGTTATTCCTCACGAAAAAGTAAGCGATTACCTTGCTGCCGCAGATGTCTTTTGTTTACCTGCCGAGCAAGAAAACCACCCAATGTGCGTGCTTGAGGCGGCTGGTGCCAACCTCCCAATCATTCTGCGCGATATCCCGGAATACAACGATACATTCGCAAACGACGCCATACGTTGTAGTGACGACGACTTTACCGCTGCAGTGGTTAAGCTGCGCGACAGTAAAACTGCGTATGCTGAGCAAAAAAAGAAAACGAAGGCAATCGCAGCTCGTTTTGACAGTAGTGCGGCCGCGGAACGTCTCGTCAAACTGTATCGGCAGCTGGTATAA
- a CDS encoding alpha/beta fold hydrolase produces MEYAAWSQTQLKRISIRDGRQVTSVWCSSPSDLPLIVLVHGISGDHAGLVALAHDLVKTHRVAIVDLPGHGKSSAFPLPDATALQQWFNRTIDAIEQKIGPIAAICAHSFGCSAVLDEEMIRRHKIILLNPVPTPSAMYARYSRMIMDSAHFWAHIYNWRGFILLRGMTLAKVRTREAMRRVRWVGWNSRATYSQIVFQSRLVDIILDAGAYKHARSGVALVVCGMFDTTALERDSLDMEEVFGDTRVVFLRGGHLLPIESPGRVASLIREVVVN; encoded by the coding sequence ATGGAATATGCCGCGTGGAGCCAGACACAATTGAAGCGGATTTCTATTCGCGACGGCCGTCAGGTGACGAGCGTCTGGTGCAGCTCGCCAAGCGACTTGCCGCTTATTGTGCTGGTGCATGGAATCAGTGGTGATCATGCAGGTTTAGTGGCGCTTGCTCACGACCTAGTGAAAACCCATCGCGTGGCAATCGTTGATCTACCGGGCCACGGCAAAAGCAGCGCCTTCCCTCTTCCGGATGCCACGGCGCTTCAGCAATGGTTTAATCGAACTATCGACGCTATAGAGCAGAAAATTGGTCCAATTGCCGCAATCTGTGCTCATTCATTTGGCTGCTCTGCTGTGCTCGACGAGGAGATGATTCGGCGGCATAAAATCATTCTTCTTAACCCGGTTCCGACACCTAGTGCCATGTATGCTCGGTATTCCCGAATGATTATGGATTCGGCTCACTTTTGGGCGCATATTTACAATTGGCGAGGGTTTATTTTGCTTCGCGGCATGACACTCGCAAAAGTGCGCACCCGCGAGGCGATGCGCCGCGTTCGCTGGGTGGGCTGGAACTCACGAGCTACCTATTCGCAAATTGTGTTCCAGTCGCGGCTTGTTGATATTATTCTCGACGCAGGCGCCTACAAGCATGCTCGCAGCGGGGTTGCGCTAGTGGTGTGTGGTATGTTTGACACCACTGCACTTGAACGCGATTCACTGGACATGGAAGAAGTTTTTGGCGATACGCGCGTGGTGTTTCTGCGCGGTGGCCACCTGTTGCCTATTGAATCACCCGGTCGCGTTGCCTCACTCATTCGCGAGGTCGTGGTAAACTAA
- the pyrH gene encoding UMP kinase, with product MYKRILLKLSGEQLQGKFDGGFDAERATWIAAEISKIQNAEVVVMIGGGNFIRGAQLAGNGIGRVTADNIGMLATTMNALALTDVFNANGVEARVLTNIKADQIADQFTHRRALSHLRKNRVVVVAGGIGRPYLTTDTAAVNLALELECDAILKATKVDGVYDSDPANNPAAVKFDTLTLQQAVEQPDIRVMDKAAIALAYDHDQSIVVFELLKEGNIARACAGEPIGTTITAGE from the coding sequence ATGTATAAGCGTATTCTTTTGAAATTATCGGGTGAACAACTTCAGGGAAAATTTGACGGAGGGTTCGACGCCGAGCGGGCAACGTGGATCGCGGCAGAAATTAGCAAGATCCAGAACGCAGAAGTAGTGGTTATGATAGGTGGTGGAAACTTTATTCGCGGCGCACAGCTTGCGGGTAACGGTATCGGCCGCGTGACGGCCGATAATATTGGCATGCTCGCAACGACTATGAACGCATTGGCATTAACCGACGTATTTAACGCAAATGGTGTCGAGGCGCGCGTTCTTACGAATATCAAAGCCGACCAAATTGCCGACCAGTTTACGCATCGTCGCGCACTGAGTCATCTTCGCAAAAACCGCGTCGTTGTGGTTGCTGGTGGTATTGGCCGGCCATATCTTACAACCGATACCGCGGCAGTCAACCTAGCACTCGAACTTGAATGCGATGCTATTTTGAAGGCAACAAAGGTCGACGGTGTGTACGATAGCGACCCGGCAAATAACCCGGCAGCCGTAAAGTTTGATACGCTTACCCTGCAACAAGCGGTCGAACAGCCCGACATACGGGTTATGGATAAGGCAGCGATTGCGCTTGCCTACGACCACGATCAATCAATTGTCGTTTTTGAGCTGCTAAAAGAAGGTAATATTGCGCGTGCTTGTGCTGGAGAACCAATCGGTACCACGATTACCGCTGGAGAATAA
- a CDS encoding CDP-alcohol phosphatidyltransferase family protein — translation MDRRTIYLADTLSLLRAVSVLGVITFSLAGMWKTALVLLALGWATDLFDGLAARKYGCYRDTHPNFDADGLADSALAFGSSLVPIGYAIHHTGWLSAPSITLMIVFVATVALGGWMVAIMNNPVTPLNRWVIAINMIVMHGGVQIVAVMLWFTYMAFGYGFAFAVAVNALVAITVYQRDKVLLWWNGRFA, via the coding sequence ATGGACCGCCGCACGATCTACCTCGCAGACACGCTGTCGCTCCTTCGTGCTGTGAGCGTACTGGGCGTCATCACATTCTCGCTCGCGGGAATGTGGAAGACAGCACTCGTACTCCTCGCTCTCGGCTGGGCAACCGACCTGTTCGACGGCCTGGCCGCGCGCAAGTACGGCTGCTACCGCGACACGCATCCGAACTTCGACGCCGACGGCCTGGCCGACTCGGCGCTCGCGTTCGGCTCGTCGCTCGTTCCGATCGGCTACGCCATCCACCACACCGGGTGGCTCAGCGCACCGTCCATCACCCTCATGATCGTCTTCGTGGCGACCGTGGCACTCGGTGGCTGGATGGTGGCGATCATGAACAACCCCGTGACCCCGCTGAACCGCTGGGTCATCGCCATCAACATGATCGTCATGCACGGCGGCGTTCAGATCGTCGCCGTGATGCTCTGGTTCACGTACATGGCGTTCGGGTACGGCTTCGCCTTCGCGGTGGCCGTCAATGCGCTCGTCGCGATCACCGTCTACCAGCGCGACAAGGTGCTGCTCTGGTGGAACGGGCGCTTCGCCTGA
- the smpB gene encoding SsrA-binding protein SmpB, with product MPQKKKKSDQPKAILNRRARFDYELGDEIIAGLALTGPEVRAARDGHIQLKGSFVTIRNNELWLNNASFSIKLNQKGQVGARTIDTEPRKLLASRKQIDVLAARRKEGMSIVPTKLLTTGRFIKIVIALGKGKKNYDKRETIKRRDIERDHKRLLKN from the coding sequence ATGCCGCAAAAGAAAAAGAAGTCAGATCAACCAAAAGCCATACTCAACCGTAGGGCCCGCTTTGACTACGAACTCGGCGATGAAATTATTGCAGGCCTAGCACTTACCGGACCAGAAGTCCGCGCCGCTCGCGACGGCCATATACAGCTAAAAGGTTCGTTCGTGACAATTCGAAATAACGAACTATGGCTCAACAATGCCAGCTTTAGCATAAAACTCAATCAAAAAGGGCAGGTTGGCGCGCGTACTATCGATACCGAACCTCGCAAACTTCTTGCTAGCCGCAAACAAATCGACGTTTTAGCCGCTCGCCGTAAAGAGGGGATGAGCATTGTTCCAACAAAACTTCTTACCACAGGCCGATTTATTAAAATCGTTATTGCGCTAGGCAAGGGCAAAAAGAACTACGACAAGCGCGAGACAATAAAACGCCGCGACATCGAACGCGACCATAAACGCCTTTTGAAAAACTAG
- the xth gene encoding exodeoxyribonuclease III has protein sequence MLRIYSWNVNGIRAVINKGLFQEFIAKEQPDILCLQETKAKEGQAVIDLPDYHEYWNSADKAGYSGVAIFSKHEPISVQKGFADGIAEKYNLAGDSYGDPSKEGRVLSAEFEKFWVVTVYTPNSKGDLSRLGLRHKQWDPAFLEHIQQLEKTKPVFFCGDLNVAHTEIDLANPKPNIGKHGFTYEEREGFDKLIEAGYSDTFRLFNKEGGNYSWWTHWANARARNVGWRIDYFLASKKGKDMVKSAAIHTDIMGSDHCPVSIQVDA, from the coding sequence ATGCTTAGAATTTATTCATGGAATGTCAACGGAATCCGCGCAGTTATAAACAAAGGATTGTTTCAGGAATTTATCGCCAAAGAACAGCCAGATATCTTGTGTCTGCAAGAAACAAAGGCAAAAGAAGGCCAGGCTGTTATTGATTTGCCAGATTACCACGAATACTGGAACAGTGCCGACAAGGCGGGCTATAGTGGCGTTGCTATCTTTAGCAAACACGAGCCTATCTCTGTTCAAAAAGGGTTCGCCGATGGTATTGCCGAAAAATATAATCTAGCTGGTGACAGCTACGGCGATCCATCGAAAGAGGGCCGCGTTCTTTCGGCAGAGTTTGAAAAGTTCTGGGTAGTTACCGTTTACACGCCAAACTCAAAAGGCGATCTTAGCCGCCTCGGGTTGCGCCACAAACAGTGGGACCCAGCATTTCTTGAGCACATTCAACAGCTCGAAAAAACGAAACCTGTATTTTTTTGCGGCGATTTAAATGTCGCGCATACTGAAATCGATCTTGCCAACCCAAAGCCAAACATCGGCAAGCACGGGTTTACTTACGAAGAGCGCGAAGGTTTCGACAAGCTTATCGAAGCGGGGTATTCCGACACATTCCGCCTGTTTAATAAAGAGGGTGGAAACTATAGCTGGTGGACACACTGGGCAAATGCGCGCGCACGAAATGTTGGGTGGCGCATCGATTACTTTCTTGCCAGCAAAAAAGGCAAAGATATGGTAAAAAGCGCCGCCATTCATACGGACATCATGGGCTCGGACCATTGCCCAGTGAGTATTCAGGTAGACGCTTAA
- a CDS encoding 8-oxo-dGTP diphosphatase yields the protein MTTKECTLLFLVRGDEVLLAMKKRGFGSDRYNGIGGKIDPGETIEQTLVRECQEEIGVTPLNYWKIAEHDFIQDKGSDPWRMYVHAYLCDTWEGEPVETEEMAPEWFAIKDIPYDNMWQDDKYWLPQALAGKKLIANFTFDEAENMLTHDIKEVEELLHGNTPILAATDR from the coding sequence ATGACAACCAAAGAATGTACACTGCTTTTTCTTGTTCGCGGCGACGAAGTACTCCTTGCAATGAAAAAGCGCGGCTTTGGATCGGACCGCTACAACGGTATCGGCGGCAAGATTGATCCAGGCGAGACTATCGAGCAAACGCTTGTGCGTGAATGCCAAGAAGAAATCGGCGTCACTCCGCTTAACTACTGGAAAATAGCAGAACACGATTTTATTCAAGATAAGGGTAGCGATCCTTGGCGCATGTACGTGCATGCGTACCTCTGCGATACGTGGGAAGGCGAACCTGTCGAGACCGAAGAAATGGCACCAGAATGGTTTGCAATAAAGGATATTCCTTACGATAACATGTGGCAAGATGACAAATACTGGCTGCCACAAGCGCTTGCCGGCAAAAAACTTATCGCTAATTTTACTTTCGACGAAGCCGAAAATATGCTTACTCACGACATTAAAGAAGTAGAGGAGCTACTCCATGGAAATACGCCCATATTGGCAGCAACAGACCGATAA
- a CDS encoding sortase, with product MRPEDQNNTSRRVGTPLVPQRSLLHTPETANEHVNTPAHIDAAANIARNQLESIYSGNTTTPTPQTTPVATATPPATQQSLEAESPYERTQTNTAEVQADQWKQYHSAWQDYYQKYYERYYVGQVYRTKQALEARAAEANQQSSAPQPASSITPTPQEPETLSRDEALYDLRRKVIGNIQETAKKARKSRHFMPIAAALCVVFVFLFLQYNRVLFANVQAYISPGNIDPANIIIDPTTDVVVSAEPKLIIPKINVDVPVEYNTKPDYASQMKAMENGVAWFGIPGANSRPGQIGNTVISGHSSNDVIDAGNYKFIFARLEHLQKGDTIFVNYQSKRYTYTITKKEVVKPTEVNKLVYATDKPILTLITCTPIGTSLNRLLVTAEQVSPSPKDASAAPVTDTTSEPASIPGNSPTFLERIFGGGES from the coding sequence ATGAGACCAGAAGATCAAAATAATACAAGCAGGCGAGTGGGCACGCCGCTGGTACCACAGCGATCACTTCTTCATACCCCAGAGACAGCAAACGAGCACGTTAATACGCCCGCACATATCGATGCCGCGGCAAATATCGCACGCAATCAGCTAGAAAGCATCTACAGCGGCAACACAACAACTCCAACGCCGCAAACAACACCAGTCGCCACAGCCACACCGCCAGCCACGCAACAATCACTAGAAGCAGAGAGCCCTTACGAACGAACACAAACGAACACCGCCGAAGTTCAAGCCGATCAGTGGAAGCAATATCATAGCGCGTGGCAGGATTACTACCAAAAATACTACGAACGCTATTACGTTGGCCAGGTATACCGCACCAAACAAGCGCTTGAAGCCCGAGCAGCAGAAGCGAATCAACAATCTTCGGCACCGCAACCGGCAAGCAGCATTACGCCAACACCTCAAGAGCCAGAGACTCTCTCACGCGACGAAGCACTCTATGACCTCCGCCGTAAGGTTATTGGGAACATTCAAGAAACAGCTAAAAAAGCGCGCAAGAGCCGTCACTTTATGCCGATTGCCGCAGCACTGTGTGTTGTATTCGTATTCCTCTTTCTACAATACAACCGTGTGCTTTTTGCCAATGTCCAGGCATATATTAGCCCGGGAAATATCGACCCCGCCAATATCATTATCGACCCAACAACGGATGTCGTTGTGAGCGCCGAACCAAAACTGATTATTCCAAAAATTAATGTCGACGTGCCAGTAGAATACAATACAAAACCAGACTACGCCTCGCAAATGAAAGCCATGGAAAACGGTGTGGCGTGGTTTGGTATACCTGGGGCAAACAGCAGACCTGGGCAGATAGGAAACACTGTGATTTCAGGGCACTCCAGTAACGATGTTATCGACGCCGGTAATTACAAGTTTATTTTTGCGCGCCTTGAACACCTTCAAAAGGGTGACACGATTTTTGTTAATTACCAATCCAAACGCTACACTTATACGATTACAAAAAAGGAAGTAGTAAAGCCAACAGAGGTTAATAAGCTTGTCTACGCAACAGATAAGCCTATTCTTACACTTATTACCTGTACGCCAATCGGGACCTCTCTTAACCGGTTACTTGTTACCGCCGAACAAGTCAGCCCAAGTCCAAAAGATGCCTCAGCCGCCCCTGTAACGGATACGACCAGCGAACCCGCAAGCATTCCAGGCAATTCGCCAACATTCCTTGAGCGGATATTCGGCGGTGGCGAGAGCTAA
- a CDS encoding PEGA domain-containing protein produces MYRPPSKRKQLIQRTAVYSFMTIAVVGLVTVLVLVMLGYQFNRNEGRIEQGGLLQFDSRPNGANVTIDGNAFGTRTPSKTTLSSGQHFITMTRTGYQTWQKSVDIVPGSVTWLNYSRLIPVDLQPALVADFSKVSSTAVSQDAKWMALKENVADASIRLANLAGDDVALKTIEIPTTVYTKAKKHIFTIEKWDPDSRYILVQHTYDGKREWLVVDAENVGASQNVSRLLDIDASKVVFSDGDSRILYVQIGTDIRRINLNEATMSRPLVDNAADFSLYKASTIVFTTTQDTSTKQRSVGFYKEGSEKPQIVRSYDSNKNVSLHLALGEYFGDTYFAISHGKNIDVLEGDLNNVANVKSVASFAATAAVDHLSIVTNGRFIIAQHGAAYTTYDLEFKKSTSTSLKGAAVVSDELRWLDDYTVWSDRDGTVRLYEFDGANQHDIMTVVPGLSVTLSPNAEYLYGVNKSDNGAYHLQRVRLILP; encoded by the coding sequence ATGTATCGTCCACCATCTAAACGCAAACAATTGATTCAGCGTACTGCCGTGTATAGTTTTATGACCATCGCAGTGGTCGGTCTTGTTACGGTTCTTGTTCTTGTTATGCTCGGATATCAGTTTAATCGCAACGAAGGTCGTATTGAACAGGGTGGCCTGCTTCAGTTTGATTCCCGTCCTAATGGTGCGAATGTAACGATTGACGGCAATGCTTTTGGCACGCGCACGCCCTCAAAAACAACACTTAGCTCGGGTCAACATTTCATAACAATGACGCGTACCGGTTACCAAACTTGGCAGAAATCGGTTGATATCGTGCCGGGCAGTGTTACGTGGTTAAACTATTCGCGTCTGATTCCCGTCGATCTTCAGCCCGCCTTGGTCGCTGATTTTAGTAAGGTATCCTCGACTGCCGTGTCGCAAGATGCAAAGTGGATGGCGCTGAAAGAAAATGTCGCAGACGCATCTATCCGTCTTGCTAATTTAGCGGGTGACGACGTTGCGCTTAAGACAATTGAAATACCAACAACGGTATACACAAAAGCTAAAAAGCACATCTTTACTATCGAAAAGTGGGATCCAGACAGTCGTTATATTCTTGTGCAGCATACCTACGACGGCAAGCGTGAGTGGCTTGTTGTTGACGCAGAAAATGTCGGTGCGTCACAGAACGTGAGCCGACTGCTCGATATCGATGCATCAAAGGTTGTTTTTAGTGATGGAGATAGCCGTATTTTGTATGTTCAGATTGGCACGGATATACGTCGTATAAATCTGAACGAGGCAACTATGTCGCGTCCGCTTGTCGACAACGCGGCTGATTTTTCGCTATATAAGGCATCGACAATCGTGTTTACGACAACTCAGGATACTTCGACAAAGCAAAGAAGTGTCGGTTTTTATAAAGAAGGAAGCGAAAAGCCTCAGATCGTTCGCTCGTATGATAGTAATAAGAACGTTTCTCTTCATCTAGCACTTGGCGAGTATTTTGGTGATACCTATTTTGCAATAAGTCACGGTAAAAATATCGACGTGCTTGAGGGGGATCTTAACAACGTGGCAAATGTTAAGTCTGTCGCAAGCTTTGCGGCAACCGCGGCTGTTGATCACTTATCTATCGTGACGAATGGTCGCTTTATTATTGCTCAGCACGGGGCTGCCTATACTACCTATGATCTTGAATTTAAAAAATCAACGAGTACTTCACTAAAAGGTGCTGCCGTGGTTAGCGATGAACTTCGCTGGCTCGACGATTACACTGTTTGGAGCGATCGTGACGGCACGGTGCGATTGTATGAATTCGACGGCGCTAATCAGCATGATATTATGACCGTCGTGCCAGGTCTAAGTGTGACGCTCAGCCCTAACGCAGAGTATCTTTACGGTGTTAACAAATCAGATAATGGCGCGTATCATTTACAGCGCGTACGCTTGATACTTCCCTAG
- a CDS encoding DUF4367 domain-containing protein, producing the protein MNQRTVTINGTEYDAHTGMPIRKNTPLHGINPAPQTPKPEEHHSHSVHQVIQKSQTLNRQAVKRMQVAAPVQPRVMQKSPAITKFAPHPTSAKPRARSMDIGPVSHPMVTKAHQQMQQAKPVVSSHVPAQTAQPMPKPSNVIKQEAVAEALQKAPSHSANHKQVKQPKKRSSRFLSLASASLALLLLGGYFTYINMPSLSVRVAAAQAGVNATYPEYRPDGYSLRGPVAYTDGEVLMKFAANGGPQAFSISQTKTNWDSAALEENYVAKESNGGYIDPYIERGLKIYIYDNNAAWINGGVLYKLTGDAPLSNDQIRRIATSM; encoded by the coding sequence ATGAATCAGCGAACAGTCACGATCAACGGCACAGAGTACGACGCGCACACAGGTATGCCGATTCGGAAAAACACGCCGCTTCACGGCATTAACCCCGCACCGCAAACACCAAAACCCGAGGAGCACCACTCGCATTCCGTTCACCAGGTTATCCAAAAATCACAAACACTCAATCGCCAAGCTGTTAAACGTATGCAGGTAGCCGCTCCTGTACAGCCACGTGTCATGCAAAAAAGTCCTGCCATTACCAAATTCGCACCCCACCCAACGAGCGCCAAACCTCGTGCACGCTCAATGGATATCGGACCCGTATCGCACCCAATGGTCACAAAGGCTCACCAACAAATGCAGCAAGCAAAGCCTGTCGTGTCGTCGCATGTGCCAGCTCAAACTGCACAGCCAATGCCAAAACCATCGAATGTCATTAAACAAGAGGCTGTTGCCGAAGCCCTGCAAAAAGCTCCTAGCCATAGCGCCAACCACAAACAAGTCAAACAGCCTAAAAAACGCTCTTCGCGATTCCTTAGTCTGGCATCAGCCAGTCTCGCATTACTTCTTCTTGGTGGCTACTTTACCTATATTAATATGCCGAGCCTATCTGTTCGGGTTGCCGCGGCCCAAGCGGGCGTCAATGCAACCTACCCAGAATATCGCCCAGATGGCTACAGTCTTCGCGGTCCTGTAGCGTACACCGATGGCGAAGTTCTTATGAAGTTTGCCGCCAACGGGGGGCCTCAGGCTTTTTCAATAAGCCAAACCAAAACCAACTGGGATTCGGCCGCTCTTGAAGAGAACTATGTTGCCAAAGAATCTAACGGTGGATATATCGACCCTTACATCGAACGTGGTCTGAAGATTTATATTTACGACAACAACGCAGCCTGGATTAACGGCGGCGTCCTCTACAAACTAACTGGTGACGCACCGCTTTCGAACGATCAGATCCGTCGTATTGCAACAAGTATGTAA
- a CDS encoding glutamate--tRNA ligase, protein MPTTTRTRFAPSPTGFLHVGNIRTGLFAYLVARHDGGKFILRLEDTDKKREVEGSADHLLKCLDVLGIQYDEGIEIGGPYEPYKQSDRLETYKVWAQKLIDMGRAYADPYTPDEIQTFRDEAKANKQAFLYRHHRPENPPAWDGTQPLRFKSEPKAYNWHDEVMGELSTGPEVIDDFILIKSDGYPTYNFAHIVDDAEMEITHIIRGQEFISSQPNYLNLYDALQITPPIFATMPHILGETGGKKLGKRDGAKDVLDYIRDGILPEALTNFIASLGWNDGTEQEIFTHEELIEKFTLNRVQRSGARFDEQRLLWMNGQWIRRLSLDDLYQRVEGFWPESANGSDSEYKKQILSLVQDRLKTLRDLPVMTSYFFAEPTIDWEMIATNKQLKKLENSEVASLLTQAANALENSDFKPETLQNTLNTLLETTGQKPGTLFSLIRLAVSWAPFSPALNDTLAAIGKENALARIRQAAHHATNS, encoded by the coding sequence ATGCCTACCACTACACGTACTCGCTTCGCTCCAAGTCCAACAGGTTTTCTTCATGTTGGCAACATCCGCACCGGTCTTTTTGCGTACCTTGTCGCCCGACATGATGGCGGCAAGTTTATTTTGCGCCTTGAAGACACCGACAAAAAGCGCGAGGTAGAGGGAAGCGCTGACCATCTTTTGAAATGCCTTGACGTCCTTGGCATTCAGTACGACGAAGGCATCGAAATCGGTGGACCATACGAGCCCTACAAACAGAGCGACCGCCTTGAAACATACAAGGTCTGGGCACAAAAGCTTATCGACATGGGGCGCGCCTACGCCGATCCCTACACACCAGATGAGATTCAGACATTTCGCGACGAAGCCAAGGCAAACAAGCAGGCGTTTTTATACCGGCACCACCGCCCCGAAAACCCACCAGCCTGGGATGGCACCCAACCCCTTCGTTTTAAGTCTGAGCCAAAGGCCTACAACTGGCACGACGAAGTTATGGGTGAGCTCTCTACGGGCCCCGAAGTGATCGATGATTTTATTCTTATAAAGTCAGACGGCTACCCGACCTATAATTTTGCACATATCGTTGATGATGCCGAAATGGAAATTACGCACATTATTCGTGGGCAAGAGTTTATTTCGAGTCAACCAAATTACCTCAATCTTTACGACGCGCTGCAAATCACCCCACCAATCTTCGCGACAATGCCACACATTTTAGGCGAAACAGGCGGTAAAAAACTTGGCAAGCGCGACGGAGCGAAAGATGTGCTCGACTACATTCGCGATGGTATTCTACCCGAAGCGTTAACGAACTTCATTGCCTCACTCGGCTGGAACGATGGCACCGAACAAGAAATCTTTACCCACGAAGAACTAATAGAAAAGTTTACGCTCAACAGGGTACAGCGAAGCGGTGCACGTTTTGACGAACAACGCCTTCTATGGATGAACGGACAGTGGATCCGTCGCCTAAGCCTCGACGATCTTTACCAGCGTGTTGAAGGCTTTTGGCCAGAAAGCGCCAATGGAAGCGATTCTGAATATAAAAAGCAGATCCTAAGCCTTGTTCAAGATCGCCTAAAAACCCTTCGCGACCTGCCTGTAATGACATCGTACTTTTTTGCCGAGCCAACTATCGACTGGGAAATGATAGCAACTAACAAGCAACTTAAAAAGCTAGAAAACAGCGAGGTAGCTTCACTTCTTACACAGGCCGCAAATGCCCTCGAGAATAGTGATTTCAAGCCTGAAACGCTGCAAAATACACTCAACACATTACTCGAGACGACCGGCCAAAAGCCAGGCACGCTCTTTAGTCTTATTCGACTTGCCGTCAGCTGGGCACCGTTTAGCCCGGCACTAAACGACACGCTTGCCGCTATCGGCAAAGAAAACGCGCTTGCGCGTATTCGACAAGCCGCTCATCACGCAACAAATAGCTAG